A region of Streptomyces sp. NBC_01267 DNA encodes the following proteins:
- a CDS encoding protein meaA has translation MTERHKDRPWLMRTYAGHSTAEASNELYRRNLAKGQTGLSVAFDLPTQTGYDPDHVLARGEVGRVGVPVSHLGDMRRLFQDIPLEQMNTSMTINATAMWLLALYQVVAEEQGADATRLQGTTQNDIVKEYLSRGTHVFPPGPSLRLTTDMITYTVAHLPRWNPINICSYHLQEAGATPVQEIAYAMSTAIAVLDAVRDSGQVPPEQFDAVVARISFFVNAGVRFIEEMCKMRAFGRIWDRVTRERYGITDAKKRRFRYGVQVNSLGLTEAQPENNVQRIVLEMLAVTLSKDARARAVQLPAWNEALGLPRPWDQQWSLRIQQVLAQESDLLEYEDIFDGSHVIEAKVGELVEQSLAEIDRIQQMGGAMAAVESGYLKSELVSSHAERRARIEGGDEKIVGVNCYESTEPNPLTADLDTAIMTVDPANEAQVVAALHTWRDNRDEGRAQEVLAVLKATAAGTGNLFGATLDCARAGVTTGEWSWALRDVFGEFRAPTGVSGAPVAVTAEEGSPLAAVRAAVTRTAQDLGSGRLRLLVGKPGLDGHSNGAEQIAVRARDAGFEVVYQGIRLTPEQIVGAALAEDVHCVGLSILSGSHAALVPDVLQRLREAGASDIPVIVGGIIPNADGTQLMEAGVAAVFTPKDFGITEIIGRIVEVIRKANKLDPLEVPA, from the coding sequence ATGACTGAACGTCACAAGGACCGCCCCTGGCTCATGCGGACGTACGCGGGGCACTCGACCGCCGAGGCGTCCAACGAGCTGTACCGGCGCAACCTGGCCAAGGGCCAGACCGGTCTGTCGGTCGCCTTCGACCTGCCCACCCAGACCGGGTACGACCCGGACCACGTCCTCGCCCGCGGCGAGGTCGGCCGGGTCGGCGTGCCGGTGTCCCATCTCGGCGACATGCGGCGGCTGTTCCAGGACATCCCGCTGGAGCAGATGAACACCTCGATGACCATCAACGCGACGGCCATGTGGCTGCTGGCGCTGTACCAGGTGGTCGCGGAGGAACAGGGCGCGGACGCCACCAGGCTCCAGGGGACGACACAGAACGACATCGTCAAGGAGTACCTGTCGCGCGGGACCCATGTGTTCCCGCCGGGACCGAGCCTCCGGCTGACCACCGACATGATCACGTACACGGTCGCCCACCTCCCCAGGTGGAACCCGATCAACATCTGCAGCTACCACCTCCAGGAGGCGGGTGCCACACCGGTCCAGGAGATCGCGTACGCGATGTCCACCGCGATCGCCGTGCTGGACGCCGTCCGCGACTCCGGGCAGGTCCCTCCCGAGCAGTTCGACGCGGTCGTCGCACGGATCTCCTTCTTCGTGAACGCGGGCGTCCGCTTCATCGAGGAGATGTGCAAGATGCGCGCCTTCGGCCGGATCTGGGACCGGGTGACGCGCGAGCGGTACGGCATCACGGACGCCAAGAAGCGCCGCTTCCGCTACGGCGTCCAGGTCAACTCCCTCGGCCTGACCGAGGCCCAGCCGGAGAACAACGTCCAGCGCATCGTGCTCGAAATGCTGGCCGTCACCCTCTCCAAGGACGCCCGCGCACGCGCCGTGCAACTGCCCGCCTGGAACGAGGCGCTGGGACTCCCCCGCCCCTGGGACCAGCAGTGGTCCCTGCGGATCCAGCAGGTCCTCGCCCAGGAGAGCGACCTGCTGGAGTACGAGGACATCTTCGACGGATCGCACGTCATCGAGGCCAAGGTCGGCGAACTCGTCGAACAGTCGCTCGCGGAGATCGACCGCATCCAGCAGATGGGCGGCGCGATGGCAGCCGTCGAGTCCGGCTACCTCAAGTCGGAGCTGGTCTCCTCGCACGCCGAGCGCAGGGCCAGGATCGAGGGTGGCGACGAGAAGATCGTCGGCGTCAACTGCTACGAGTCCACGGAACCCAACCCGCTCACCGCCGACCTCGACACGGCGATCATGACGGTCGACCCGGCGAACGAGGCACAGGTCGTCGCCGCCCTGCACACCTGGCGCGACAACCGCGACGAGGGCCGTGCCCAGGAGGTGCTGGCCGTCCTCAAGGCGACCGCGGCGGGCACCGGAAACCTCTTCGGGGCGACCCTCGACTGCGCCCGTGCGGGCGTGACCACGGGCGAGTGGTCCTGGGCGCTGCGCGATGTCTTCGGCGAGTTCCGTGCCCCCACGGGGGTGAGCGGCGCGCCGGTCGCCGTCACCGCCGAGGAGGGCTCCCCGCTCGCCGCCGTACGCGCCGCGGTGACCCGAACGGCGCAAGACCTCGGCAGCGGACGGCTGCGCCTCCTGGTCGGCAAACCGGGCCTGGACGGGCACTCCAACGGCGCCGAGCAGATCGCCGTACGGGCCCGCGACGCCGGGTTCGAGGTCGTCTACCAGGGCATCCGGCTGACACCCGAGCAGATCGTCGGCGCGGCCCTCGCCGAGGACGTGCACTGCGTGGGCCTGTCGATCCTGTCCGGCTCGCACGCCGCACTGGTCCCCGACGTGCTCCAGCGCCTACGGGAGGCGGGCGCGTCCGACATTCCCGTGATCGTCGGCGGCATCATCCCGAACGCCGACGGAACGCAGCTCATGGAGGCCGGCGTGGCCGCGGTCTTCACCCCGAAGGACTTCGGTATCACCGAGATCATCGGACGTATCGTCGAAGTGATCCGGAAAGCGAACAAGCTCGACCCCTTGGAGGTCCCCGCATGA
- a CDS encoding 3-hydroxyacyl-CoA dehydrogenase family protein has product MDTPLHTIAVVGLGTMGTGIAEVLARAGREVIGIDISADATRRAVTALEESTARAVGRERLTEQERRNVLARFRTFSDLHAAADAELVIEVVPESYETKQQVLRALDTVVSPTTILATGTNALSVTRLAADTAHPERVLGLHFFNPAPVMKLVEVVSSVLTAPAAVEAVTTLARDLGKEPVAVGDRPGFVADGLLFGYLNQAAAMYEAKYASREDIDAAMRLGCGLPMGPLALLDLIGIDTARTVLEAMYAASRDRLHAPAPILKQLSNAGLSGRKSGRGFYSYDAPGSPTVVRDALTPPDGAQPGTGRRISSVGVAGSGTMASGIAEVFAKAGFAVVLAARSQEKADTARSRVAKSLARSVDKGRMTAEARDETLARITPAGSLDAFADVDLAVEAVAEELEVKQQLFETLDKVCKQGAVLATTTSSLPVIACARATSRPQDVVGMHFFNPAPAMKLVEVVRTVLTSDEAHATVRAVCAEVRKHPVDCGDRAGFIVNALLFPYLNNAVKMVQEHYATLDDIDAAMKLGGGYPMGPFELLDVVGLDVSLAIERVLHREFRDPGLAPAPLLEHLVAAGCLGRKTGRGFREYARR; this is encoded by the coding sequence ATGGACACCCCTCTGCACACCATCGCCGTGGTCGGCCTCGGCACCATGGGCACCGGCATCGCCGAGGTCCTGGCCCGCGCCGGACGCGAGGTCATCGGTATCGACATCAGCGCCGACGCGACGCGACGCGCCGTGACGGCGCTCGAAGAGTCCACCGCGCGCGCCGTGGGGCGCGAGCGCCTCACCGAGCAGGAACGGCGGAACGTCCTCGCCCGGTTCCGTACCTTCTCCGACCTTCACGCGGCGGCCGACGCCGAACTGGTCATCGAGGTCGTGCCGGAGTCGTACGAGACGAAACAGCAGGTCCTGCGCGCGCTCGACACCGTGGTGAGCCCCACCACGATCCTGGCGACCGGCACCAACGCCCTCTCGGTGACCCGGCTGGCCGCGGACACCGCGCACCCCGAGCGCGTCCTCGGCCTGCACTTCTTCAACCCGGCCCCGGTGATGAAGCTGGTCGAGGTGGTCTCCTCGGTGCTGACCGCACCGGCGGCCGTCGAGGCGGTCACCACGCTCGCCAGGGACCTCGGCAAGGAGCCCGTCGCGGTCGGCGACCGCCCGGGTTTCGTCGCCGACGGGCTGCTCTTCGGCTACCTCAACCAGGCAGCGGCGATGTACGAGGCCAAGTACGCCTCCCGCGAGGACATCGACGCGGCGATGCGGCTCGGCTGCGGGCTGCCGATGGGTCCGCTCGCCCTGCTCGACCTGATCGGCATCGACACCGCGCGCACGGTCCTGGAAGCGATGTACGCCGCGTCCCGCGACCGGCTGCACGCCCCCGCGCCGATCCTCAAGCAGCTCAGCAACGCGGGGCTGAGCGGCCGTAAGTCGGGGCGCGGGTTCTACTCGTACGACGCCCCGGGCAGCCCCACCGTGGTGCGCGACGCGCTGACCCCGCCCGACGGTGCACAGCCGGGCACCGGGCGCCGGATCTCGTCCGTGGGGGTCGCCGGGTCGGGGACCATGGCGTCGGGCATCGCCGAGGTCTTCGCCAAGGCCGGGTTCGCCGTGGTGCTCGCGGCCCGCAGCCAGGAGAAGGCCGACACCGCGAGGTCCCGTGTCGCCAAGTCGCTCGCCCGCTCCGTCGACAAGGGCCGGATGACGGCGGAGGCCCGGGACGAGACGCTGGCCCGGATCACTCCGGCCGGCTCGCTCGACGCGTTCGCCGACGTCGATCTGGCCGTCGAGGCGGTGGCCGAGGAACTGGAGGTCAAGCAGCAGCTCTTCGAGACGCTCGACAAGGTCTGCAAGCAGGGCGCGGTGCTCGCCACCACGACCTCCTCACTGCCCGTCATCGCCTGCGCCCGCGCCACCTCGCGTCCGCAGGACGTCGTCGGGATGCACTTCTTCAACCCGGCACCCGCCATGAAACTGGTCGAGGTGGTCCGTACCGTCCTGACGTCCGACGAGGCGCACGCCACGGTCCGGGCGGTCTGCGCCGAGGTCCGCAAGCACCCGGTGGACTGCGGGGACCGGGCCGGTTTCATCGTGAACGCGCTGCTCTTCCCGTACCTGAACAACGCGGTGAAGATGGTGCAGGAGCACTACGCGACGCTCGACGACATCGACGCCGCGATGAAGCTGGGCGGCGGCTACCCGATGGGGCCGTTCGAGCTGCTCGACGTGGTCGGGCTCGATGTCTCGCTGGCCATCGAGCGGGTGCTGCACCGTGAGTTCCGCGACCCGGGTCTGGCACCCGCGCCCCTGCTCGAACATCTGGTGGCGGCGGGGTGCCTGGGCCGCAAGACGGGGCGTGGTTTCCGCGAGTATGCCCGGCGCTGA
- a CDS encoding adenylosuccinate lyase translates to MDEELRSLTDRLRDESGGSAAYERLAAAGDHEELAAVLTATGQPLWARELAAFRLGCAGDRRAFEALVLLLNHRDPPRCVSAAYALARLGDPRTARAAAALATNGMRTAYALQPVLLLAELRAPESVPALIRALEPLLAPDAPYPRVALGCVEGLGRLGDPRARPVLEAALRHPALAAAASEALSRLA, encoded by the coding sequence ATGGACGAGGAACTGCGGTCGCTCACGGACCGGCTGCGGGACGAGTCGGGCGGCTCGGCGGCGTACGAGCGGCTCGCCGCCGCCGGGGACCACGAGGAGCTGGCCGCCGTGCTCACCGCGACCGGACAGCCGCTCTGGGCGCGGGAACTCGCCGCCTTCCGGCTGGGGTGCGCCGGTGACCGGAGGGCCTTCGAGGCGCTGGTGCTGCTGCTCAACCACCGTGACCCGCCGCGCTGTGTCTCCGCGGCGTACGCCCTCGCCCGACTCGGCGACCCGCGCACGGCACGCGCCGCCGCGGCCCTCGCCACGAACGGGATGCGCACGGCGTACGCCCTGCAACCGGTGCTGCTGCTCGCCGAGCTCCGGGCGCCCGAGTCCGTGCCCGCGTTGATCCGCGCGCTGGAGCCGCTGCTGGCGCCCGACGCTCCGTACCCGCGAGTGGCGCTCGGCTGTGTGGAAGGGCTCGGGCGGCTCGGTGATCCGCGCGCCCGACCGGTGCTCGAAGCCGCCCTGCGTCACCCCGCGCTGGCCGCCGCCGCGTCGGAGGCGCTGAGCCGCCTCGCGTAA
- a CDS encoding SRPBCC family protein: MAQVEATTERIIAADAEAAFDALADYTGTRAKLLPEHFSEYEVREGGDGEGTVVHWKLQATSKRIRDCLLDVTEPTDGQLVEKDRNSSMVTTWTVTPAGEGKSRVVVSTVWNGAGGIGGFFEKTFAPKGLGRIYDELLEKLDAEVSK; this comes from the coding sequence ATGGCGCAGGTAGAGGCCACCACGGAGCGGATCATCGCGGCGGACGCGGAGGCGGCGTTCGACGCGCTGGCCGACTACACCGGCACGCGGGCGAAGCTCCTGCCCGAGCACTTCAGCGAGTACGAGGTCCGGGAGGGCGGCGACGGCGAGGGCACGGTCGTCCACTGGAAGCTCCAGGCCACCAGCAAGCGCATCCGCGACTGCCTGCTCGACGTGACCGAGCCGACCGACGGTCAGCTCGTCGAGAAGGACCGCAACTCCTCCATGGTCACGACCTGGACGGTCACCCCGGCCGGGGAGGGGAAGTCCCGGGTCGTCGTCTCCACCGTGTGGAACGGCGCCGGAGGCATCGGCGGATTCTTCGAGAAGACCTTCGCACCCAAGGGACTTGGACGCATCTACGACGAGCTGCTGGAAAAGCTCGACGCCGAAGTGAGCAAGTGA
- the ccrA gene encoding crotonyl-CoA carboxylase/reductase, with protein MKEILDAIQSRTETDSGSTVATAADFAALPLPDSYRAVTVHKDEAEMFDGLASRDKDPRRSLHVEDVPVPELGPGEALVAVMASSVNYNSVWTSIFEPMSTFGFLERYGRLSELSKRHDLPYHVIGSDLAGVVLRTGPGVNTWQPGDEVVAHCLSVELESSDGHNDTMLDPEQRIWGFETNFGGLAEIALVKSNQLMPKPQHLSWEEAAAPGLVNSTAYRQLVSRNGAGMKQGDNVLIWGASGGLGSYATQFALAGGANPVCVVSSDKKAEICRKMGAEAIIDRNAEGYKFWKDEHHQDPREWKRFGKDIRELTGGEDVDIVFEHPGRETFGASVYVTRKGGTIVTCASTSGYTHEYDNRYLWMSLKRIVGSHFANYREAWEANRLVAKGKIHPTLSKVYSLDDTGQAAYDVHSNRHQGKVGVLALAPREGLGVRDPELRAQHIDAINRFRNV; from the coding sequence GTGAAGGAAATCCTGGACGCGATCCAGTCGCGGACCGAAACAGACAGTGGCTCAACCGTGGCCACGGCGGCCGACTTCGCCGCCCTGCCCCTCCCCGACTCGTACCGCGCGGTGACCGTGCACAAGGACGAGGCCGAGATGTTCGACGGCCTCGCCAGCCGCGACAAGGACCCCCGCCGGTCACTCCACGTGGAGGACGTGCCGGTGCCGGAACTCGGTCCCGGCGAAGCCCTGGTGGCCGTCATGGCCAGCTCGGTGAACTACAACTCCGTCTGGACCTCGATCTTCGAGCCGATGTCGACGTTCGGCTTCCTGGAGCGGTACGGGCGGCTGAGCGAGCTCAGCAAGCGCCACGACCTGCCGTACCACGTCATCGGCTCCGACCTCGCGGGCGTGGTGCTGCGCACCGGCCCCGGCGTCAACACCTGGCAGCCGGGCGACGAGGTCGTCGCGCACTGTCTCTCCGTCGAGCTGGAGAGCTCCGACGGCCACAACGACACCATGCTCGACCCCGAGCAGCGCATCTGGGGCTTCGAGACCAACTTCGGCGGGCTCGCCGAGATCGCGCTGGTCAAGTCCAACCAGCTGATGCCCAAGCCCCAGCACCTCAGCTGGGAGGAGGCCGCGGCCCCCGGTCTGGTCAACTCCACCGCGTACCGCCAGCTGGTGTCGCGCAACGGCGCCGGGATGAAGCAGGGCGACAACGTGCTGATCTGGGGCGCGAGCGGTGGACTCGGCTCGTACGCCACGCAGTTCGCGCTGGCCGGCGGCGCCAACCCGGTCTGTGTCGTCTCCAGCGACAAGAAGGCGGAGATCTGCCGGAAGATGGGCGCCGAGGCGATCATCGACCGCAACGCCGAGGGCTACAAGTTCTGGAAGGACGAACACCACCAGGACCCGCGCGAGTGGAAGCGGTTCGGCAAGGACATCCGGGAACTGACCGGTGGCGAGGACGTGGACATCGTCTTCGAGCACCCGGGCCGCGAGACCTTCGGCGCCTCGGTGTACGTGACCCGCAAGGGCGGCACGATCGTCACCTGCGCCTCGACGTCGGGCTACACCCACGAGTACGACAACCGCTATCTGTGGATGTCGCTGAAGAGGATCGTGGGGTCCCACTTCGCCAACTACCGCGAGGCCTGGGAGGCCAACCGGCTGGTGGCCAAGGGGAAGATCCACCCGACGCTGTCGAAGGTGTACTCGCTGGACGACACCGGACAGGCCGCGTACGACGTGCACAGCAACCGCCACCAGGGAAAGGTCGGCGTGCTGGCGCTGGCGCCCCGCGAAGGTCTGGGCGTACGCGATCCGGAGCTGCGTGCGCAGCACATCGACGCCATCAACCGCTTCCGCAACGTCTGA
- a CDS encoding TetR family transcriptional regulator yields the protein MQYVRTMSQPTGPVRRPARKKASSDAPESAAGNRAAAQRLKMRRELAAAAMELFSTKGYEATTVDEIAARAGVARRTFFRHFRSKEEAIFPDHDDTLVRAEAVLNAAPPHEHPLDTVCRGIKEVMRMYAASPVVSVARYKLTREVPTLREAEIASVARYERLFTRYLLGHFDEHDQHDGNDDPLLAEVAASAVVTAHNHVLRRWLRADGQGDVEARLDHAFAIVRDTFGTGIGAGRTAERTPAATVRGSGEVLVTVARTDAPLDEVMRTIEQALKKR from the coding sequence ATGCAGTACGTTCGGACCATGTCCCAGCCCACTGGCCCCGTCCGACGGCCTGCCCGCAAGAAGGCGTCGTCAGATGCCCCGGAGAGCGCCGCGGGCAACCGCGCAGCCGCGCAACGGCTCAAGATGCGCCGCGAACTGGCGGCGGCGGCGATGGAGCTGTTCTCCACCAAGGGGTACGAGGCCACGACCGTCGACGAGATCGCGGCGCGGGCCGGAGTGGCCCGCCGGACCTTCTTCCGTCACTTCCGCTCCAAGGAAGAGGCGATCTTCCCGGACCACGACGACACCCTGGTGCGGGCCGAGGCGGTGCTGAACGCCGCGCCCCCGCACGAGCACCCGCTGGACACCGTGTGCCGGGGCATCAAGGAAGTCATGCGGATGTACGCGGCGTCGCCGGTGGTCTCGGTGGCGCGCTACAAGCTGACCCGTGAGGTGCCGACCCTGCGCGAGGCGGAGATCGCCTCGGTGGCCCGCTACGAGCGGCTGTTCACCCGCTATCTGCTGGGCCATTTCGACGAGCACGACCAGCACGACGGCAATGACGACCCGCTGCTCGCCGAGGTCGCGGCGTCGGCCGTGGTCACCGCGCACAACCACGTGCTGCGCCGCTGGCTGCGGGCCGACGGGCAGGGCGATGTGGAGGCCCGGCTCGACCATGCCTTCGCCATCGTCAGGGACACCTTCGGCACCGGGATAGGCGCCGGCCGCACAGCTGAGCGCACCCCGGCTGCGACGGTGAGAGGCAGCGGCGAGGTTCTGGTGACGGTGGCGCGTACCGACGCCCCGCTCGACGAGGTCATGCGGACCATCGAGCAGGCGCTGAAGAAGCGCTGA
- a CDS encoding Rv2578c family radical SAM protein, which yields MRWDRLTENGGDNGSEEGGGDGRAPGDAALFGTDRVVTRTFDTPEFRGVTFHEVRSRSIVNRVPGASRMPFEWTVNPYRGCTHACVYCFARRTHSYLDLDTGLGFDSQIVVKVNAPELLRSRLPSRQWQGAHIAMGTNVDCYQRAEGRYRLMPGIIAALRDHANPFSVLTKGTLILRDLELLQQAASVTDVGVSVSVGFVDEELWRTVEPGTPSPLRRLDVVRTLTEGGIGCGVLMAPVIPFLGDHPDQLRATVRAVAASGATSVTPLVLHLRPGAREWFMAWLGQHHPHLVRRYERLYAEGAYAPKWYQRRITRQVHELAAEYGIGPAQRGAPRRIPAPREPLLAEPTQLTLL from the coding sequence ATGCGCTGGGACCGACTGACCGAGAACGGCGGGGACAACGGGTCCGAAGAGGGCGGCGGGGACGGCCGGGCGCCCGGGGACGCGGCGCTGTTCGGGACGGACCGGGTGGTCACCCGCACCTTCGACACCCCGGAGTTCCGCGGAGTCACCTTCCACGAGGTGCGGTCCCGCTCGATCGTGAACCGGGTGCCCGGCGCCTCACGGATGCCGTTCGAATGGACGGTCAACCCCTACCGCGGCTGTACCCACGCGTGTGTCTACTGCTTCGCCCGCCGGACCCACAGCTATCTCGACCTGGACACCGGCCTGGGATTCGACTCGCAGATCGTCGTCAAGGTCAACGCCCCCGAACTGCTGCGCAGCCGCCTGCCCTCCCGGCAGTGGCAGGGCGCCCACATCGCGATGGGGACGAATGTCGACTGCTACCAGCGCGCCGAGGGCCGCTACCGGCTGATGCCGGGCATCATCGCGGCCCTGCGCGACCATGCGAACCCGTTCTCCGTCCTGACCAAGGGAACGCTGATCCTGCGCGATCTGGAACTGCTGCAACAGGCGGCGAGCGTCACCGACGTCGGTGTCTCCGTATCGGTCGGCTTCGTGGACGAGGAGCTGTGGCGCACCGTGGAGCCGGGCACGCCGTCCCCCCTGCGGCGACTGGACGTCGTACGCACGCTCACCGAGGGCGGCATCGGCTGCGGGGTCCTGATGGCCCCCGTGATCCCGTTCCTCGGCGACCACCCGGACCAGCTGCGCGCCACGGTGCGCGCCGTCGCGGCCTCCGGGGCGACCTCGGTGACGCCGCTCGTACTGCATCTGCGGCCGGGCGCCAGGGAGTGGTTCATGGCCTGGCTCGGGCAGCACCATCCCCACCTGGTGCGGCGCTACGAGCGGCTGTACGCGGAGGGGGCGTACGCCCCGAAGTGGTACCAGCGCAGGATCACCCGCCAGGTGCACGAGCTGGCGGCCGAGTACGGCATCGGGCCTGCCCAGCGGGGTGCGCCGCGCCGGATCCCGGCCCCGCGGGAGCCGCTTCTCGCGGAGCCCACCCAGCTGACGCTGCTCTGA
- a CDS encoding GNAT family N-acetyltransferase has product MTTRLPREHREQQAQREQQAQQARSPLLIRGMTADDCEAVAVVRVRGWQFAYAGLIPQPYLDAMDAGEDAVRRRAHFAAGRGRVFNIVAERDGAVIGWACCGPYRPDVPRTGDGELYALYVLPEHLSTGAGRALMAEALAWAGAAGHRVLRLWVLEGNARARRFYERCGFAADGAEEPFDVGGVSVPEVRYARRLSASDAAAASAG; this is encoded by the coding sequence GTGACGACGCGACTTCCCCGGGAACACCGGGAACAGCAGGCACAGCGGGAACAGCAGGCACAGCAGGCACGGAGTCCGCTGCTCATCAGGGGCATGACGGCCGACGACTGCGAGGCGGTGGCCGTCGTGCGGGTGCGCGGCTGGCAGTTCGCGTACGCCGGGCTGATCCCGCAGCCGTATCTCGACGCCATGGACGCGGGCGAGGACGCGGTGCGGCGCCGCGCCCATTTCGCGGCCGGGCGCGGCCGGGTGTTCAACATCGTCGCCGAACGCGACGGCGCGGTGATCGGGTGGGCCTGCTGCGGACCGTACCGGCCCGACGTGCCACGTACCGGGGACGGTGAGCTGTACGCCCTCTACGTCCTGCCGGAGCACCTCTCCACCGGTGCCGGGCGCGCGCTGATGGCCGAGGCGCTCGCCTGGGCCGGCGCCGCGGGCCACCGTGTTCTGCGCCTGTGGGTGCTCGAAGGGAACGCCCGCGCCCGGCGGTTCTACGAGAGGTGCGGGTTCGCCGCCGACGGCGCCGAGGAGCCGTTCGACGTGGGCGGGGTGTCCGTTCCCGAGGTGCGTTACGCGAGGCGGCTCAGCGCCTCCGACGCGGCGGCGGCCAGCGCGGGGTGA